A genomic stretch from Georgenia muralis includes:
- a CDS encoding DNA repair helicase XPB produces MPDGPLIVQSDKSLLLEVDHPRAGEARRAIAPFAELERAPEHVHTYRLTPLGLWNARAAGHDAEQVVSALIEFSRYSVPHALLVDVAETMDRYGRLQLLKHPTHGLVLHALDVPVLEEVLRSKRVKGLVGERLDAEDVVVHASERGHLKQVLLKLGWPAEDLAGYVDGEAHPIALEQDGWHLRPYQEEAVETFWHGGSGVVVLPCGAGKTLVGAGAMARSSTTTLILVTNTVSARQWREELVRRTSLSEDEIGEYSGSRKEVRPVTIATYQVLTTKRKGVYTHLELLDAHDWGLILYDEVHLLPAPIFRMTADLQARRRLGLTATLVREDGREDEVFSLIGPKRYDAPWKDIEAQGYIAPASCVEVRLTLPESDRMVYATAEPEERYRLAASAAGKTRVVREILAKHPDEQTLVIGQYIDQLEELAESLGAPLITGQTTVTERQRLFDAFRAGEVQVLVVSKVANFSIDLPEASVAVQVSGSFGSRQEEAQRLGRLMRPKSDGKSAHFYAVVARDTVDQDFAAHRQRFLAEQGYAYTIVDAEDLATA; encoded by the coding sequence ATGCCCGACGGCCCCCTGATCGTCCAGTCCGACAAGTCCCTCCTCCTCGAGGTCGACCACCCGCGCGCCGGCGAGGCCCGGCGGGCCATCGCCCCGTTCGCGGAGCTCGAGCGCGCGCCCGAGCACGTCCACACCTACCGGCTCACCCCGCTCGGCCTGTGGAACGCCCGGGCCGCCGGGCACGACGCCGAGCAGGTCGTCTCCGCCCTCATCGAGTTCTCCCGGTACTCCGTGCCGCACGCGCTCCTCGTCGACGTCGCCGAGACGATGGACCGCTACGGCCGCCTCCAGCTCCTCAAGCACCCCACCCACGGGCTGGTGCTGCACGCCCTCGACGTGCCGGTGCTCGAGGAGGTGCTGCGCTCCAAGCGGGTCAAAGGCCTGGTGGGCGAACGCCTGGACGCCGAGGACGTCGTCGTCCACGCCTCCGAGCGCGGCCACCTCAAGCAGGTGCTGCTCAAGCTCGGCTGGCCCGCCGAGGACCTGGCCGGGTACGTCGACGGCGAGGCGCACCCCATCGCCCTGGAGCAGGACGGCTGGCACCTGCGCCCGTACCAGGAGGAGGCGGTGGAGACCTTCTGGCACGGCGGCTCCGGCGTGGTCGTCCTGCCCTGCGGCGCGGGCAAGACCCTCGTGGGTGCCGGCGCGATGGCGCGGTCCTCCACCACCACCCTCATCCTCGTCACCAACACCGTCTCGGCGCGGCAGTGGCGCGAGGAGCTCGTCCGCCGCACGTCGCTGAGCGAGGACGAGATCGGCGAGTACTCCGGCTCGCGCAAGGAGGTCCGGCCGGTGACGATCGCGACCTACCAGGTGCTCACCACCAAGCGGAAGGGCGTCTACACCCACCTCGAGCTCCTCGACGCCCACGACTGGGGCCTGATCCTCTACGACGAGGTCCACCTCCTGCCCGCGCCCATCTTCCGCATGACGGCCGACCTGCAGGCCCGCCGCCGGCTCGGCCTCACCGCCACCCTGGTCCGGGAGGACGGACGGGAGGACGAGGTCTTCTCCCTCATCGGGCCCAAGCGCTACGACGCGCCGTGGAAGGACATCGAGGCGCAGGGCTACATCGCGCCCGCGAGCTGCGTCGAGGTCCGCCTGACCCTGCCCGAGTCGGACCGGATGGTCTACGCCACCGCGGAGCCCGAGGAGCGGTACCGCCTCGCCGCCTCTGCCGCGGGGAAGACGCGGGTGGTCCGCGAGATCCTCGCCAAGCACCCCGACGAGCAGACCCTCGTCATCGGCCAGTACATCGACCAGCTCGAGGAGCTCGCCGAGTCCCTCGGCGCCCCGCTCATCACGGGGCAGACCACGGTCACCGAGCGCCAGCGACTCTTCGACGCCTTCCGTGCGGGCGAGGTCCAGGTGCTCGTGGTGTCCAAGGTGGCGAACTTCTCCATCGACCTGCCCGAGGCCTCGGTGGCCGTCCAGGTCTCCGGGTCGTTCGGCTCCCGCCAGGAGGAGGCGCAACGGCTCGGCCGCCTCATGCGACCCAAGTCCGACGGGAAGTCGGCGCACTTCTACGCCGTCGTCGCCCGGGACACGGTCGACCAGGACTTCGCCGCGCACCGGCAGCGGTTCCTCGCCGAGCAGGGCTACGCCTACACCATCGTCGACGCCGAGGACCTCGCCACCGCCTGA